The following are from one region of the Leptospira andrefontaineae genome:
- a CDS encoding peroxiredoxin has product MALRLGDVAPDFQAETSDGPIEFHKYLGEGWGILFSHPKDYTPVCTTELGYVAKIKPEFEKRNVKVLALSVDPVDSHKGWIGDINETQNTTVNYPIIADADKKVSGLYDMIHPNASETTTVRSVFVIGPDKKVKLTLTYPASTGRNFDELLRVIDSLQLTANYSVATPANWKHGEDVIIVPSVSDEDAEKKFPKGFKKIKPYLRYTPQPNK; this is encoded by the coding sequence ATGGCACTTAGATTAGGTGATGTGGCCCCGGACTTCCAGGCAGAAACTTCCGACGGGCCGATAGAATTTCATAAATATTTAGGAGAAGGTTGGGGGATCTTATTCTCACATCCAAAAGATTATACTCCTGTTTGCACTACAGAACTTGGTTACGTTGCGAAAATTAAGCCTGAGTTTGAAAAGAGAAATGTTAAGGTTCTCGCATTATCAGTGGATCCAGTAGACTCTCATAAGGGTTGGATCGGAGATATTAACGAAACCCAAAACACTACTGTAAATTATCCAATCATTGCTGATGCAGATAAAAAAGTTTCAGGTCTTTATGATATGATCCATCCTAACGCGAGCGAGACTACAACGGTTCGCTCCGTCTTTGTGATTGGTCCGGATAAAAAAGTGAAACTGACTTTGACTTACCCTGCATCTACTGGAAGGAACTTTGATGAACTTTTGAGAGTGATTGATTCTCTTCAGTTGACTGCGAATTACAGTGTTGCAACTCCTGCGAACTGGAAACATGGAGAGGATGTGATCATAGTTCCTTCTGTTTCCGATGAGGATGCTGAGAAAAAATTCCCGAAAGGTTTTAAGAAAATAAAACCTTATTTGAGATACACTCCTCAGCCGAATAAATAA
- a CDS encoding LA_3696 family protein, with protein MFHRMPRKFEEVIGSQGVDEFVGFMNTAFAANKENIVEIVSERFERRLSEEIHAFRSDIKTEIADLRAEFKSDLSELRSEFKSEIAELRADFKMELKQEISDLRSEMNEKFAEVYKLISSQTKWVFGAVVALTGIFSIIVKL; from the coding sequence ATGTTTCATAGAATGCCTCGCAAATTTGAAGAGGTGATTGGAAGTCAAGGTGTAGATGAGTTTGTGGGTTTTATGAATACTGCCTTTGCTGCCAATAAGGAGAATATAGTGGAAATTGTTTCTGAAAGATTTGAACGACGTTTGTCGGAGGAAATTCACGCGTTTCGCTCCGATATTAAAACGGAGATTGCTGATTTAAGAGCGGAATTTAAATCGGACCTCTCAGAACTCCGGTCTGAATTTAAGAGTGAAATAGCTGAGCTTAGGGCGGATTTTAAGATGGAACTCAAGCAAGAAATTTCTGACTTAAGAAGTGAGATGAATGAAAAATTTGCGGAGGTCTACAAACTTATTTCTTCTCAAACAAAATGGGTGTTTGGTGCGGTAGTTGCATTGACAGGGATTTTTTCGATTATTGTAAAGTTATGA
- a CDS encoding DJ-1/PfpI family protein, protein MQDQFNIGLLIFPDLTPLDFVGPYEVFSRMKNSKVHVIAETKDPIPSERGLSILPDRTLDENLDLELVLVPGGLGVNRLMENEKILNWLREKSKTSRYISSVCTGSLVLAAAGLLNGYKATTHWLSLDVLKLFPEIDVKEDRVVIDRDRITGGGVTAGIDFALQVVAEIQGQKAAEEIQLMIEYNPEPPFLSGHPKTANPDLVSETRNSRRKAQEIRKEIAKEAIQKLIKS, encoded by the coding sequence ATGCAAGACCAGTTCAATATCGGATTACTCATCTTTCCGGATCTGACACCATTGGATTTTGTAGGTCCTTACGAAGTATTTTCCAGAATGAAAAATTCGAAAGTTCATGTTATTGCAGAAACCAAGGATCCAATTCCCTCCGAAAGAGGACTTTCCATTCTTCCCGACAGAACTTTGGATGAAAATTTAGATTTGGAATTGGTCTTAGTTCCAGGTGGGCTCGGAGTCAATCGACTTATGGAGAACGAAAAGATTCTAAATTGGCTGAGAGAAAAATCGAAAACCTCTAGATACATTAGTTCCGTATGCACCGGCTCTTTGGTTTTAGCAGCAGCCGGTCTATTGAATGGATACAAGGCAACCACACATTGGCTTTCTTTGGATGTCTTAAAACTTTTTCCAGAAATCGATGTAAAAGAAGACAGAGTAGTGATCGATCGAGATCGAATTACTGGAGGAGGAGTTACTGCAGGGATCGATTTTGCATTGCAGGTTGTGGCCGAGATCCAAGGACAAAAAGCAGCAGAAGAAATCCAACTTATGATCGAATACAATCCAGAACCTCCTTTTTTGAGCGGGCATCCTAAAACAGCAAATCCAGATCTGGTTTCAGAAACTAGAAATTCTCGTAGGAAAGCTCAAGAAATAAGAAAGGAAATCGCGAAGGAGGCTATTCAGAAATTAATAAAAAGTTAA
- a CDS encoding helix-turn-helix domain-containing protein: MAKTIYTEEYKIFQKLLKKAREEAGLTQVDVAEALKAPQSFISKVEAGDRRIDVIEFWNLAKLYKKPVDFFFKFDDKAEPKSKKKSLKAASSTKRKSK; this comes from the coding sequence TTGGCTAAAACAATCTACACTGAAGAATATAAGATTTTCCAAAAATTGCTTAAAAAAGCTCGGGAAGAAGCGGGCCTTACACAAGTGGATGTTGCCGAGGCGCTTAAAGCACCCCAATCTTTCATTTCAAAAGTCGAGGCGGGAGACAGAAGGATAGATGTTATCGAGTTCTGGAACCTGGCAAAACTATATAAAAAACCGGTCGATTTCTTCTTCAAGTTTGATGATAAAGCGGAGCCTAAATCTAAGAAGAAATCCTTAAAAGCCGCAAGTTCTACTAAAAGAAAATCCAAATAA